The genomic interval AAAAATCATCGCATTTTGCCCAATTATTAATATATTTATTTATCCATTTTTCAAATATTTTAAAATCCTGTTTTGTGTATTGTTTTTTTAAGTTAAAAACCCATGAAAAAGCAATTGATGCTTCTTCCATAAAATCTGATTTTAATAATTCTTCACATAATTTAAAAATATCTTTTTTACTTGTGTTGTCTGCTTCTAATTGTTTATAATATTTTTTTGCTATTTGTTTAACTATTATTGAGCGCACACCATAAAGCTTTATTTCTTTTTTAAAAAAATTTTGCGCTGTTTTTTTATATTTTTTATCAATATTTTTGTTTAATTCTTTTCTAAGGTTTTTTAACATTTTTCCACCAGGTATGTATATTTGATGTATATTTAAATACATAACCTTTATATACTTTAGTGATTATTAAATATACATAAATAAAGGGTGATAAAATGGTAAATGTAAATTTGGGGGCGCCATATGAAGCTATAATTCAAAAAATAATTGAAAAAGAATATGCTGGAAATCAAACAGAAGTTATAAGACAAGCACTTATTGAGTATGAGAAAAAA from Candidatus Micrarchaeia archaeon carries:
- a CDS encoding DNA alkylation repair protein: MYLNIHQIYIPGGKMLKNLRKELNKNIDKKYKKTAQNFFKKEIKLYGVRSIIVKQIAKKYYKQLEADNTSKKDIFKLCEELLKSDFMEEASIAFSWVFNLKKQYTKQDFKIFEKWINKYINNWAKCDDFCTHTMGYFIYENPEYTNKLKKWAKNKNMWMRRASTVSLIYPVRKNKTFLKNIIEISDILIKDKEDLIQKAYGWALKVGADQDQKQVFKYIIKNKQIMPRTALRYAIEKMPKQLKQKAMI